The following coding sequences are from one Lycium ferocissimum isolate CSIRO_LF1 chromosome 3, AGI_CSIRO_Lferr_CH_V1, whole genome shotgun sequence window:
- the LOC132050643 gene encoding vacuolar protein sorting-associated protein 51 homolog → MEVANEVGMDDKAKKMRDLLSSFYSPDPNNNKNNSNNVSSRFATLDTINTTSFDADQYMNLLVQKSNLEGLLQRHVEMAAEIKNLDTDLQMLVYENYNKFVSATDTIKRMKNNIVGMETNMEQLLEKIMSVQSKSDGVNTSLFEKREHIEKLHRTGNLLRKVQFIYDLPARLAKCIKSEAYADAVKYYTGAMPIFKAYGDSSFQDCKRDSEEAIAVITTNLQGKLFSDSESIQARAEAVMLLKQLNFPVDNLKVQLFEKLEQFLVDLHLESKEIPHASADQGNLPESTTSAAHEASIREFAEAVRAYRAIFHDSEQQLSRLAQNLPKMHFEATRQHIKTQLASSDLVAMLRIIWTDVLLMDEVLPEAGLRDFTMEAADVAVKQYVASRFSHLLLDISGAVVKVGNQMEGVEEENSLHATLEASKKAVLQGSMDVLQDFRQLLDGNLELLSKLRDLVVDWVQEGFQDFFGKLNDHFLLLSGKKYPAGQDLSFQEGLQGDKILPALVLVLAQLSVFVEQNAIPRITEEIASSFSGGGSRGYENGPAFVPAEICRTFRAAGEKFLQHYINMRTQKISVVLNKRFTTPNWVKHKEPREVHMFVDLLHQEVDSIVKEVKSILPEGVNRKHRRTDSSGSTTSSRSNPLRDDRMVQSNTQKARSQLLESHLAKLFKQKMEIFTKVEHTQESVITTIAKLCLKSLQEFARLQTFNRSGFQQIQLDIHFLKTTLKDTADDEAAVDFLLDEVIVAAAERCLDPIPLEPSILDRLTQAKLAKTREQGPTS, encoded by the exons ATGGAGGTAGCGAATGAAGTAGGGATGGATGATAAAGCGAAGAAAATGAGAGATCTATTATCCAGTTTTTATTCACCAGATCCgaataataataagaataattCTAATAATGTTTCTTCAAGATTTGCTACATTGGATACAATCAACACTACTTCCTTTGATGCTGATCAGTACATGAATTTACTG GTGCAGAAGTCCAATTTGGAAGGTCTGCTCCAGAGGCATGTTGAAATGGCTGCTGAGATAAAGAATCTCGATACTGACCTGCAAATGTTGgtatatgaaaattacaacAAGTTCGTAAGTGCCACAGACACAATTAAAAG gatgaaaaataatattgttgGCATGGAGACAAATATGGAGCAGCTTCTTGAAAag ATAATGTCCGTGCAATCTAAAAGTGACGGGGTCAATACTTCTCTTTTTGAGAAGAGGGAGCACATAGAGAAATTGCATCGGACCGGTAATCTTCTACGCAAAGTTCAG TTCATATATGATCTACCCGCTAGGTTAGCAAAATGTATCAAATCAGAAGCCTATGCTGATGCTGTGAAATACTACACTGGAGCCATGCCCATTTTCAAG GCATATGGAGACTCCTCGTTCCAGGATTGCAAAAGAGACTCAGAGGAAGCAATTGCTGTTATTACAACGAACTTGCAG GGAAAGTTATTTTCAGATTCTGAATCAATACAAGCCAGGGCTGAAGCTGTTATGCTGCTCAAGCAGTTAAATTTTCCG GTTGATAATTTAAAGGTGCAACTTTTTGAAAAGTTAGAACAGTTCCTTGTGGATCTCCATCTGGAATCTAAGGAAATACCCCACGCTTCAGCAGATCAAGGAAACCTTCCTGAATCAACTACTTCTGCTGCTCATGAG GCTTCTATTCGTGAATTTGCCGAGGCTGTCCGTGCTTATCGAGCTATTTTCCATGATTCAGAACAGCAACTCTCTAGACTTGCACAAAACTTACCTAAAAT GCACTTTGAAGCCACCCGGCAGCACATCAAGACACAACTTGCTTCTTCAGATCTTGTTGCCATGTTAA GGATTATTTGGACCGATGTGCTTCTGATGGATGAAGTGTTGCCTGAGGCTGGTCTGCGTGATTTTACTATGGAG GCTGCTGATGTTGCCGTTAAACAATACGTTGCTAGCAGATTTAGCCATCTGTTACTTGATATTTCAG GTGCTGTTGTAAAAGTCGGTAATCAAATGGAGGGTgttgaagaagaaaattcttTGCACGCCACCCTTGAGGCCAGTAAAAAGGCAGTACTGCAAGGAAGCATGGATGTCTTACAG GATTTCCGTCAACTTCTTGATGGAAATTTGGAACTACTTTCTAAGTTGAGAGACTTGGTCGTTGACTGGGTACAAGAAGGATTTCAGGACTTCTTCGGAAAACTTAATGATCATTTTCTCTTACTTTCTGGAAAGAAATATCCAGCTGGTCAAGATCTAAGCTTTCAGGAGGGACTACAGGGAGACAAAATACTTCCTGCCCTTGTTCTTGTGCTGGCTCAGCTCTCTGTTTTTGTTGAGCAAAATGCCATTCCCAGAATTACCGAG GAAATTGCCTCCTCTTTCTCTGGTGGTGGGTCTCGGGGCTATGAAAATGGTCCAGCTTTTGTTCCTGCAGAAATTTGTCGCACCTTCAGAGCAGCTGGTGAAAAATTCTTGCAGCAT TATATTAACATGAGAACTCAGAAGATATCAGTTGTCTTGAATAAAAGGTTTACAACTCCAAATTGGGTCAAG CATAAAGAGCCCAGAGAAGTTCATATGTTTGTTGATCTGCTTCATCAAGAG GTAGATAGTATCGTCAAAGAAGTAAAGAGTATATTACCTGAAGGGGTCAACCGTAAGCATCGCCGTACTGACAGCAGTGGGAGCACCACTTCCTCCCGTAGTAATCCATTAAGAGATGACAGAATGGTACAGTCAAATACCCAAAAGGCCAGAAGTCAACTTCTTGAGTCCCATTTGGCTAAATTGTTTAAGCAGAAGATGGaaattttcacaaaagttgAACATACACAG GAATCAGTAATAACTACTATCGCGAAACTTTGCTTGAAGAGTTTACAAGAATTTGCCCGACTTCAGACTTTTAACCGTAGCGGATTTCAACAAATTCAGCTGGACATTCATTTTCTTAAAACTACTCTGAAGGACACTGCTGATGATGAAGCTGCTGTTGATTTTCTGCTTGATGAG GTAATTGTTGCTGCTGCTGAGCGATGTCTTGATCCAATTCCTCTGGAACCTTCTATCCTGGATAGGCTTACCCAAGCAAAGCTCGCAAAGACTCGGGAGCAGGGTCCTACCTCATAA